The Andrena cerasifolii isolate SP2316 chromosome 14, iyAndCera1_principal, whole genome shotgun sequence genome contains the following window.
AGTACTGATTCGTTCCTGAAAAACGAGCATACAAATTCGAGAAATAAATAAGACGTAGGTACCTAAGTCTTTGTAAGTAAAGATAGAAGAGCTATAAATAATTCACCGTTCAACTCGGCGTTCCCACTAGCGGAGTCGGTTCCCAAAGGGCTGGTCTGGATCTTTAGAACTCCGTATTGGACCTTGGAGGGGTCCCCGACTTGATCCAGAGGATCCATCTGTTTACGAaaggatatttaatatataacaTCGCGCCGCGCCGTTCTAACTATTCTACAAGCGTACCAGGCCGACGTCTTCCGTGGGCTCCAATGTAATTCGATTCCTTTCCTGGCACAGCGTTATGTAGAATTGCACAAAGTCGGTCTTGCGGACCACTTGGTGCAGCACGAAGCACATCAGAATCGTGGTGATCGACAAGATGAAGAATATCGACGTGTTGCCGCGCTCGTCGTCCAGCAACGACTTTGTTAATATCCGATTAGTGGACACCCAAAGGCCAGCGATACCTGGGGCAATGGTCACAGTGTCTTTATAGGTAAATATTCGTTGAATAATTCAGGTAAAGTCACTTGCAAAAATCTTCTGGAAAACTCACTTTCTCCAGTCATCACCGCCTGCGTGTACCGGCTTGGGAGCATGGAGGTGTACCCGTAAAAGCTCGACTGCTGAACTGCAATTTTCAACCGTTTAAGTTTACTACGTGTCTCTCGGCACCGATTAATTCCCGCAATTCGATCTTACCTGTGCATCCAAGCGACACCGTCGCGACGGCCACCAGGTTGATCGTGTACGAAGTGGTCACTCCGAAAAACGTCCACCAAATCTCGCAGATCACAACGAAGTTCAAGGTGACGAAGGACACGAGGTATCCTGGATACAGAAAATTCCATCAACGTGAGAGTCGTCGGTAAACTCGGTAAGTCGCTCTTTTCGTTCTTTATCCTTACCGAATGTTATCCGCGTGTTTAAAGACAGAATTTCCACCAAAATGTTATTGACGATCACCGCGAAAAAGGCCATGATGATGTAAACAAGCGACATGTCGAATATCACCGTTGTTCCGGGATATCTCGCTTGGAAGTAATCCACCGCTATCATGAAGCTGCAAAATTATTTTCCTTATAGCGAATTGCTTCTAGGATTCCAATCGCAGGATAATTGCGGGTAGATAATCGGTGCGCTTCAAGGGCAACAGAGTCggcataattaaagaaaaaactaCGAAGAGTAAAGCGAACGTGGACTGTaggatatttgaaatttaatcGCGAGGTCTAGAGAGGCAGGGTGAGAAAGTGCGACAATTGATTGCGGCGTGACCTGTTGTACGGCAAGAGGAATCCTATGCCGCCGAGGATCAGGGCGAAGTAGATGAAGTTGCACTTGTCCACCGGCGGCGACAGATGAGTGAAACCATTGGAGAATTTGAATTCATTCATGCCCCTCGCTTTGCCTAATTGCACGTAGCCCCGGCTCAGGTTCTCATCCATGTTTGCCGCGACGTTTCGATGGAACAGGTAGAGAAAGAACGAAGCCGCCTGGTTGCGCTCTATGAGTCCATTGTTTACGGAGAGTATCGGATTTCCAGCCTCTGGACGACGCAACGGACACGATCGAGCAACGGACCGCGCACTTTTAACCGATCAATTAATCGCAACCGATCACTGCCTTATTTATTTCCTCTCGCCTACCTAATACGGACATGATTGTAACGCGGCCGCGCGCATGCTTTGAAAATTGCGACATTGATTTCTGCGCGCACACCCGCGTCCCCCACTTGAGCCGTTTTGCCGCAAAATTCGACTGACAATCAGGGAATCTATTGAACACGTTAGGGAACGCGCAGGAGATTGAATTTCAGAATCTAAGAACTTTTGTGCCTTTTGTGAATACCGGACCCTGGGTTATAGATCGGTCAAAACAATATgctaacttttattattataagttagtctattggaaagagtacatcttacggatatttcagtattttttgtggcaaaaagtATTGGAAGCTTTGTGAGTTATGGGCGATGCCCGAGACGTCCTTTTTTTAGGTCCTTTGCGGTAACAACTGTAGCTCGGTACAggatcataaaaaaatttaaaatcgatatATGCCATTATCTAGGTGCTATCTGGctcgattttggaaaaaatattttcaaagttgATTTTTGGCAAAAAATCGCCCGGTTttttaagtgtaaaaaaaaactcgcgaaaaaaaaggaaaagctcctgatagcgcttagatttttaaccctaaaataagcctgcagtCGGTTCACTAATTTTTCAGTTAatgtgtgtcaccgactttgaaaacatgattttcaggaaaacgcgtttaaagttttgggtctgagcgctgCACCAAgaaacacctacctacttacatgcgtataactttgtaaatTCTTGTCGGATTgacttgacactttcagggaatatgaatattttcaagatgttgtacttcaagaaaatatgaaaatcggaaaatcgaattttcaaaaatttcaacgaaactggagtttggcgttaccctgtggtatgaagatacatttgttcgactaatcgttatcgataatgtgtatttttttgcgaattgcTCAAcaggctatcaaaaacacacttttcatgcaggtgttgaaaaaagtaagtattgtgcgtgacaaAGAATTATTCCATTTCCCCAATTATAATTAACTTGGGCACAGATGAAACAGACGCGAAGCTGTCTTTAGTAAGCACTAAGTAAGTACTTACCGTCTTTCAAAGAATTATACACTTTCCGTGTATCGTTTATGAACTTCTAATGTTAATTTCAATATACATACCTATTATAACCCTGTTTTTGTTTAcaaataattagttattaataaatcttcGATATTCCACTTCTCTGTCTCGTTATTATGAATATTCATATCCACACTCATCCACGCTCCTACTAATTCATAATTGCTTACATTTCCCTCTGTAATTTATGCACGTTTTGAGTTGCATTCGAAAATAGAGAATAGAGATGCATCAATTCCATCGCGTAAAATCACCTGCGCAACCGTACATCGAGTCGGTAACTCGGCTCCCATATGTCGTAGAGTCGGTAATTCGGTCCGATTGAGCCAGGAAATTCTGCAAAGTTAATAGGATCACATGATACTAATGGAGGTGGCACGGCAAAGCTGTGCGAGAGAGGACTAACGTGTGCGACAAGGACAGGCATAGATGGCGCGCCGCTAACTTTGTTTATGTTCTCCTGCTCCCGCATCAGGGGCACATAACCAGAGTTAGTGGTACGCCATCTATCTCTATTTTTGTCGCACACGCttgccttctctctctctctctctcgcaaacTCTACCCATCTCCGTCCTTGTCGCATTCACCTGCTCCGCCGTGCCACCTCTACTTAGTATCATGTGTCCCTTTTAACTGGAACGAATTTCCTGGTACAAATGGACCAAATTACCGACGCGTAATAATACATACACACATCATGTGCTTCGAAGAACGCTTTTAATTTTACGTAACAAGTAAGTATATGCAGAAAAAGCATACCCAAGGATCTCTAATTTTCGAATACGATTGTACAATTGCATAAATTATATAGTAACGGATATGTAATAAATTGTGGATTGATATACCTAATGACACGTTGTTACAGGATTACGTGTTAAAATACATAACTATATAATACACCGAAggtgaataattttattaatttaatatgtcATGTTAAGTATGTACGTGCATACTTATATAGcaataaaactgtttatttatttctaactaaaaactaaatacacgtttttattaaaatgcactaaagactgaaaaataattcttttcttgtactacaatttcgatggtgatatatgaACACCTGCaaagttaaatttgagttgctagATTCGAACCATACAACATACAtacaagaaacaaacaaacagaggatcgaagctgaataaaatcgtttaaaaagcgacttgaataattaaaaaaatgggcGTCAAAACGCGCCGACGCCAGGCTATACTGAACAACCTATATCCTCAAGACTGGCAACTGGGCGTGTTTTAACGTCCATTTTAGTTCACCCCTTTCGCCGTTAGCATTGCTGCACACTTCTATGCCCGTGACccgaacaaattttcaaatggcTTTtttaagcaataaataaacaatcttGTTGCTGGAAATGGTTCCGGAGTAACTGACAAAGTCTCTATAAGGGACACAGTGCCACCAAATATaaatgaacaaataaataatcgGATCATGCTTTTCCCGCGCTTTCCGTGTCTGCATACGCATTGATGGGAACTGTAGGGACTACGCATCTCCACGCATCTCATTCACGTGCATTCATACATATTTCTCTTTGGCCTTTGGAGTCCTTCGTGGTCTTTGGACTCTTTGGAGTCTTTTACATTGTTGTATTTAGGCACAATGACTTGTAagtaaattgtattttattcgAAAGATGTGTAAAAGCAATATATGTACACGAACAGAGAGAATAACACTTGCCTTCTTTCAGCATCACTGAAAATAAAGGATTGGACTCCTGAACACTTTATTGCAAACCTCTCGAATTCTACCATAATTTTGGAAGATTTGGACTCCCTAAGGGAAATCCCACTGTTGAACAATGCCCCTTTGCATAATTTCACAGACAGACAGTTGGTCAGATTCAGAGGGATGGTTCAAGACATGCACGATCCTGAATACTACTTCCAGCAGTACGAAGTGAAGAATACTCAAACAGAAACGTCCGAAGTCAGATGCGGAATGTATAAGGACGCCGCTCGATGCTCGGTAATTATATGATTGAATTGTTACTTCCTATGGCCTTTTGGTACATCGCTTAATCTATGTTCAACTTTTATGAGCATTCCAGACTGATGTGTGGGCCTATAGTAAATAGTTACGGTAGTTACAGGTGTGAGATGCTAGAAGAACAGCTTATCTCATGTATAAAACTGCCTACAATATCTTCTAATTAATCCCTATTTGTCTCCATTTGCAACATTTTTCATATTGTTATTTTAGCCGCACGAGGAGATAGTGCTAGACTCTGAAAAGAATCAGAGTTCAGAAAGACAGACCTGCGTAGTTATATCAATTCCTGGTTTAAATAACTGGGCGAAGGAGAAACATGAACAATCGCTTTATACTGGCGTAAAGTCCACCAGTAATTGTAAAAGAAATCTAGACGAATGTGAGATCCAAGTCATGGACTGTTCTGAGCCGATTCAGAAGAGAGAAAAGATTTCATCGCGTGAAGGTTGCGAGCAGATGGATACTACCGAACCCAGCACGGAGCGACCAAACGTATTCTCGAAAGAACAcatattaaattttccactTCCTACGGACGATGGTAAAGCTTGTATCGTGAAGGttattaagtatttttttacttttattttcaacgatttgTGAACGATATTGTGGAAATTGGTTGACATATCTTTCACGTTTATTTGCAGATATATGAAGATGCGGCTTTAAAGTTGAATCAGATTATTGAAATCATTGGTTTCATATCTTTAGATCCCCTTTTAAGTGCTATTCACGATACAGACGAGACCATGACCGAAGCTGAGATGAACGTTCACCATCCTCCTGCGTCTCTCGTTCCTCGGATACATGCTGTAAAGATAATTGATTTGTCTAAACAGAAAATACAGAATGCTCCCGAAATAATGTCGAAAGCTCAAGTGATAAGAAGCGATCTTCGCTTGGTGTTGAGTCAACTTCTCTTTGGAGATTGCCTGGCTGCTGATTATCTCATTTGTCATTTACTCTCATCGATGTAAGCTTACTGTCTATCTACCACAGGGAAAGTAAGAAATAGATTCACAGGGATATTGTGTTATTTCAGTTACACGAGGAAAGATTTTCTTTGCCTCGGCACGTTTCCACTAAATATAACACATTTCCCTGTAGCCAAGTATAAAGCATTTGCGAAggatttgtataaatttttaacgcTTTTCGTTGAGAAGAGCCATTTATTGGAAGTCACTTTGGAGAATCTGAATGATCTCATGTTATCGCCAAAGTAAGTACACTACACGCAGCTGTTTAAGATATTGCGAGGGTATAACAGTGTCTGTTTACATTTGTCGCAGGAAGGATTACGATTGCAATAGGCTGACCAGTGGAATTCTCCAACTTAGCGATAATACTCACCTCGTCATAGACGAAACAGGATTAACAACTGGTCAAGTAACACCAGCCGGGCGAGAGAATTACAGCACGATCTGCGACCTAATTAATTTCCAGAAAGTAACGTACGactttaaatattacaaaatggaaTACGACACGGATATCCCAGTTCTCATTCTGTCAGAAACTAAATCCTTTATTCCCGTATGTAGAAACTTTTGAAAGAATAAACATCTAATGAAATTGATTGAGTGAGAAATTTGAGTAACGCGCGTTTATTTCAGTGTCAGATCCACGTTGCTCTGGAGATCGATCCGGAGTCGGAAAATCATTATCCTCAAGTAATAGAAATTACAGAACAGTATTTGAAAGATGAAATTCGGCTAACAAATATTCGGCAGTACATagaagttataaggaaaatgaAGTTTGAGTTCAATGACGATATCGTCCAGGTAAATGAAAAGGAATATCGATTCAGTGACTTGGTGTATCTGTATGTAGTAGTAGAGCTATCATGGCTTCCATATCATTTTTACCTTTTAAGGAGATTCAAGATGATTTCGTAAAAATGAGGCAATCGAATCAGAATATAAATGCTGATCATCTACACTCGTTGATGATATTCGCTAGGTTGTTGTCCCTATCGCATGGATCGAACACGTTAACCACAGAGTATTGGAAAAGAGCTGTtcaaatggaaatggaaagatTAGGAAGATTGCCGAGGAAGAAGTAAATTTAAatggtatttttattttattatatttttatacatttacatGGAAGTTTGCTGTTCCTTTGTACATCTCTATAAATAGATCCCAAGTTCCGAGGGACGCGTAAGtctaatttgtcaatttaagaAAGTGTGAACAGGCTAAAACTACCAAAAAGCGTTACTATGCCGAACTAACTCGTTACGAGAGTATTGATTACCATTTCTATTAAAATACATACATTAATGTACACATTCGCTAAGTTCCATTTCACAAGTTCGCAGTAATGCTCGGTTAAAGTTATTAACGGTTTAGAAATGGAAATAGCAGGCCATTatctgtttctctctctctctcgctcgttctTGGCAAACATTTCCAGTCAGAAACATTCTCAAGAAATCGTCCACTTAAATATAATGCACTAATTAATTACACGTGGAACGGAGGTATATGAATCAGCTTCTAATTGCAATTACGCGCGGTTTCATGAAACCGTTCAAGTTGAAAGAAAAGCGAATCTCGTACAttggtataaaaattataaaatcctTCGCTGTAGAAAGAATTAGAATGTGCACTTTTCATTCTTTTTCATCTAATCTCGAGGTATATGGAATGGAAACTATATCGAGGACAACGTTGATCACATTACACAAAACAATCAAAGGTTGCTGGTATCTGAATCACGAACGATTGGATCCAAGTTTTTAACGCTGTTCACGTTTGGTTCTCAGGTGTCTAGTACTCTTTGGAGTACTTATTTAAAGAGATGCTCCCGTTAACTTAAATCGTGCATTCGTTCAACGTCCAAAATTTTCTCGCTCACGTCTTTCAATCTCCCGTGCCTTTCCTCGCGTTCTTTTCGGATCAGCTCGAGCCCCTTCTTCGCGGCTTGGGCGTACCCCTTTGAAAGAGCCACCTCCCCTTTCGCCCCTGGAATGTGACCCGTGTAGCCGACGATCGGTGGCCTTTCAGGGGATAGTTCGTAGTCTGGAAAACGATTTTCCTCGGTTAACGCGTGCCTTACCGCTTCTCAAGATAGACCTACCAACGTGGACAAGATAAATTGGAAGACGTACGGTATGTGGTTCGATGCTGATCGTGGCCATGATCGATTTCAGCGGCCAAATGATCCGTCCTCGATCGGGGCAATAGATTTCTAGGATCGGTTCTCTCGGCCTGAGCTCTCATAGCTTCTCTACGGGCTCTGAGTTTGCTCTGATTCTCGCGCCATTCTCTGGCACCCTCTTCCACGGCTCGCATGAACGATAAACCGTACCTGCTATTAAATCCAGGAATATATCCTATAATTGAACGATTGCGTGAATGCGTTTTATTGATCTTCACTTCGGTTTACGTCGGCCGACCTGCCTTTGCTCGCGTAAGAACAATCCAATTAAATCTCCTTACCAGTGTACCCCAATATATATGGAGGCGCTTTGAACAAGTGTGCCTCGTTTTTCCAGTCCCTCCTGATGTCCTTCTCGTAAGGGATCGACGCGCTCTCGTGCGTATCGCGGCCAGAGTTCGGCCTGTAGGGCCCCGTCTTCAGGATCTTCTTCTCCAATAGCTCCTGCGGGAAACGAGAACTCGATGGAGCATCGATTTTCCCAGCAAGGTAGTCCCTGTTTTTTTTCCCCTTTCTCACTTTCCCATCGTCTCCCACACGATTGGGGTTACAGAACACTCTCGCTCTTACCTTCATAATCTCCTCGGTACTAGCTCCGAATCGTTTTCCGACGCGGAACTTGAGAGTGGGACAGTGTCCAGTGTAGCTAAACACGAACGGGATATTTTACTATCACCTCCACAATGGTCGACAATTAAATCCCAGGACTGATCCCATTGCGGGCGTAAAAAGCTCAAGTACGCGAAGTGTTTCTGGATCCTATCTTGGAAGTTGATTGTCGCGCTTTGTGTTATTCTATACCGgtagttatttttttttctctacgcGGTTGCGTAATCGCGCGATCGCGCGATCGTTTTTCATACGCGAGCGCTTCGCGGATTTCCGGTCTGGTCGCGGATGGTCGGAAAGGTGGAAGCCGATCGAAAGGAGCAGCAGCCGCTTTCTAAAACAATGCAACCGTGGAGCCGTAACAACGACCGGCTAGGTACCGGTGACCCAGTGAATCGGAACATTGTCCTGTGACGGTCACGCCGCCGCGAATGGGTGCTGGCCTACTGACTAACACGCGTCGTTGAACCCGTTCGATCGCCGCGCGTCGCCTCCTATCAACCGTGCGGCATGTATACCTACGACGACGGAATATCATCGCGTTACGAGTCCTGGTCTCGCGGGGTTACAAGATCAGTGTCAAGGTGACGTGGACGCGATAGATCTTGCCAAGTGGCAACAAATTAATAGCATATCTGGTAAAAGTAGCGAAGGACATGTGCGAGCCCTTGCTCAGGGCCGCTCATTCAAACTACACCTGGATAGAGTTATCTGGAAATGTTTATACCAGTATTTAGGTACGGGAAAGTTTTGCCTCGTTCGAATCGATCGACACGCGGGCTTTAGGATCAATCTACCGGCGCGATAAGCGTTTAAACGCAATTGGTGGGTTTTCTGCGTGATCTCCTCGCGTGATGGAATCACACGGTGTGTAAAGTGTTTCGGTACCAGGTCCGGTACCACTGTTGGTCGCTTAATTCGacgaacagagagagagagagagaaagagagcttTCGTCTGGCTAGAAATATTCGAGACTTTCATGGATCGGATATCGCGTGCTCTTTTAAAAGAGTGTTCCAACGTCTAATTCGCTAAGAAGCACTCCTCCAAGACTGTTTAGCAGCAACTATACAAACGTCGCGAATCTAATTAACCCGTTTAAGAGAATCCAATGGCGCAGGACATTTTTGCCGCGCGAATTAAATCGAACGCGCGCGCCTACGCCGTGCCCTTTACTTATATACTACCTAACGAGATCAGGCGGGTCCTCTCGATCTGACCGCGTGACTATATAGGGAACGTTATATCATCGCTCCATGGAATCGAATGCTTACCCAGGCAAATGCGCCCCATAGCTCTCTCGAAAGAAGCATCTCCTCTGCTCCTCGCTAACTGGATCGAACACCATCTTATTGCACAAGTTCGCTTTTAGACGGCCCCTTCATTCTCGCGCGGCTTTTGGAGAGCCCCTCCGAGTCTGGTTCGGCGAGCGAGCCGCGGTCGCGCGCGTTTTCGAATCAGACTGTTACGAAAAGACTTTCGTTCACTAGGAGGAAGAATAAGAGCGACTCGGGGCGCGAGCGAGGCTGTCGAAGGAAGCGTTACGCGCGGCCGGCCAGCGTGCCAGTGGAATAAAACCGTGTACAGTCCTATTAAACCTGCCTCTCCTCCTTTAACTTGTTAATTGGGGGAGACGGGGCGACGGGCTAAGGGCACGTGCGAGTCTATAGCGTTCATCGAGTACTCGAGGTGTCGCTGATTACTTCAGAGAAACACGCTCGATCCCATCACTACTTTCGCCACATATACATAATGGCTGTCCGAGCCGTTAACCGTGGAAATAAGTAGAGGACAGTACTCCCCGCCGAAACCACTGCGCAAAGTCCATTCTTTCTTCAAATACGAATATGTAGTCTTTTTCGGAAAAAGAAAATTCCGTTTCACAACCAAACGAATATGGAGGGACCGTTACCCAACGGCTAAAGGAAGGGAATACAAATTCGATGCTGTGAACCGGAAGCCACTGGTCTATTTCTGAACAGAATCTATAATCATCCTCGCAACTTGTCGAACGAAGCAGGATTTCACGATTGCACGTGAGAAACTGTTAGCGCGGCTCTTGGCGAAACGTGTAGGTACAGTTCGAAGTAATCGATTTCACGTTTTATACGAATCACTTAGTGATAGCAGCCGAAAGCATCGATATATCATCCGTCTGTCTGATCTGGTCTCACTTTAGACTCCTCTCGttctttctttttgtattttacaGCCGCGAACGAAGCGTGCTGCCTTGCAGCTTGTTTCGCGTTGCATCGGTAACTGGATACGATTTACTTGGAGGCAGCGGTCTCCTAGGAGTAACTCGACTCCGTTACCTTTGGGAAAATCGATATCGGTCGGGGGAGGGAGAAATGGAGGAGGGGGTGAATGCACCACGACCGGTCTTTAAGAAATCTCGCGTGAAAACCCGTTCAGAACTTCATCGTGGGTTATACCGTGCCACTGGGCGCGAGAATTTACAAAACGCCAACGATACGGAAACTTAGATTACTGCGGCGCGAGCAATTTAGCAATGAATGATGCTTCAGATCATCTCCGATTAAGcgtttgtatcgttgtttctgtTTTGCTTACAAACGAGCCGAGCGCGCTAATGATGATTACGTATCGAGCGTTACGTTTACGTAGCCCGTTAAATATGAAAGTTTAATTAAAGCGATAAGGCGTGCAAATTAAGTATGTACGTGGACGCCAAAtggtattttaaattcaaaTCAGTTTCGGCTTTTCGATACCGCGGGAGACGGCAGCACTCGCGAGAAATCAAAATGGCCGCCTCCTTGGTGCCGTTTCTGGCATCCTTCGgtcaattttcttaaataacagTTAATATGATGCATTGTTAAAGTAGCTCTAATCGATACGTTTTACGTTCAACTAATCCGTTTAGGCTAAAACTGATAAAACTCATTGAAATTGTACGTCAATCACCGTTAGGTTAGATTGACAGAAGAAGTAGagcaaaatgtattttaaagtCTACCAAAAGTTGTTTAACAACCATGCGAAACGGAGACACGCTGACTTGTCTCGAATTCTGTTTAACCGATATTATGATTCTGCTCATAACAAGAATCTGCGCTCGTCGCGTTTATATTGGAGTGGATTTGGCGTACTAATCATTGGATTGAGCTATGCCGCTGTGCCATTGTACAGAATATTTTGTCAGGTAATAGAATCGTCTCGGAAGCGATAAAGCATCCAGCCTCGAGCGATCGATCCTAACCAAGTATTCATTCTACAGTCGTACAGTTACGGCGGAACAGTGTCTGCGGGCCACGACAGCGAGAAAGTGAAGACGATGCaaccaaataaaaataaaataataaaagtatcgTTCAATGCTGATACCGCGGCAGCCATGCGCTGGAACTTCAAGCCTCA
Protein-coding sequences here:
- the LOC143376450 gene encoding mini-chromosome maintenance complex-binding protein isoform X2, producing the protein MTSSLKIKDWTPEHFIANLSNSTIILEDLDSLREIPLLNNAPLHNFTDRQLVRFRGMVQDMHDPEYYFQQYEVKNTQTETSEVRCGMYKDAARCSPHEEIVLDSEKNQSSERQTCVVISIPGLNNWAKEKHEQSLYTGVKSTSNCKRNLDECEIQVMDCSEPIQKREKISSREGCEQMDTTEPSTERPNVFSKEHILNFPLPTDDGKACIVKIYEDAALKLNQIIEIIGFISLDPLLSAIHDTDETMTEAEMNVHHPPASLVPRIHAVKIIDLSKQKIQNAPEIMSKAQVIRSDLRLVLSQLLFGDCLAADYLICHLLSSIYTRKDFLCLGTFPLNITHFPVAKYKAFAKDLYKFLTLFVEKSHLLEVTLENLNDLMLSPKKDYDCNRLTSGILQLSDNTHLVIDETGLTTGQVTPAGRENYSTICDLINFQKCQIHVALEIDPESENHYPQVIEITEQYLKDEIRLTNIRQYIEVIRKMKFEFNDDIVQEIQDDFVKMRQSNQNINADHLHSLMIFARLLSLSHGSNTLTTEYWKRAVQMEMERLGRLPRKK
- the LOC143376450 gene encoding mini-chromosome maintenance complex-binding protein isoform X1, producing the protein MTSSLKIKDWTPEHFIANLSNSTIILEDLDSLREIPLLNNAPLHNFTDRQLVRFRGMVQDMHDPEYYFQQYEVKNTQTETSEVRCGMYKDAARCSPHEEIVLDSEKNQSSERQTCVVISIPGLNNWAKEKHEQSLYTGVKSTSNCKRNLDECEIQVMDCSEPIQKREKISSREGCEQMDTTEPSTERPNVFSKEHILNFPLPTDDGKACIVKIYEDAALKLNQIIEIIGFISLDPLLSAIHDTDETMTEAEMNVHHPPASLVPRIHAVKIIDLSKQKIQNAPEIMSKAQVIRSDLRLVLSQLLFGDCLAADYLICHLLSSIYTRKDFLCLGTFPLNITHFPVAKYKAFAKDLYKFLTLFVEKSHLLEVTLENLNDLMLSPKKDYDCNRLTSGILQLSDNTHLVIDETGLTTGQVTPAGRENYSTICDLINFQKVTYDFKYYKMEYDTDIPVLILSETKSFIPCQIHVALEIDPESENHYPQVIEITEQYLKDEIRLTNIRQYIEVIRKMKFEFNDDIVQEIQDDFVKMRQSNQNINADHLHSLMIFARLLSLSHGSNTLTTEYWKRAVQMEMERLGRLPRKK
- the LOC143376455 gene encoding uncharacterized protein LOC143376455 isoform X1; protein product: MVFDPVSEEQRRCFFRESYGAHLPGYTGHCPTLKFRVGKRFGASTEEIMKELLEKKILKTGPYRPNSGRDTHESASIPYEKDIRRDWKNEAHLFKAPPYILGYTGYIPGFNSRYGLSFMRAVEEGAREWRENQSKLRARREAMRAQAERTDPRNLLPRSRTDHLAAEIDHGHDQHRTTYHYELSPERPPIVGYTGHIPGAKGEVALSKGYAQAAKKGLELIRKEREERHGRLKDVSEKILDVERMHDLS
- the LOC143376455 gene encoding uncharacterized protein LOC143376455 isoform X2, which translates into the protein MLLSRELWGAFAWELLEKKILKTGPYRPNSGRDTHESASIPYEKDIRRDWKNEAHLFKAPPYILGYTGYIPGFNSRYGLSFMRAVEEGAREWRENQSKLRARREAMRAQAERTDPRNLLPRSRTDHLAAEIDHGHDQHRTTYHYELSPERPPIVGYTGHIPGAKGEVALSKGYAQAAKKGLELIRKEREERHGRLKDVSEKILDVERMHDLS